The genomic segment CACAACCTTATCTCCTATAACCAAGGCTCTAATGTCTCTGGGGGGTCTCTTCACATATTCCTGAAGATAATATATCTGCAGAAGAGCATTCTGCATCTGCTCCCTTGATTCGACCACGGCTTTGGCTGAATCCCTATCGCGGATGAGAGCGACAAGTCTCCCCCAGCTTCCAACGACGGGCTTCATGACCACGGGATACCCAAGCTCATCAAATGCCTTTGACACACCATCTTCTGCGAAGGCTATGTAGGTCTTTGGAACTGGCACATCTGCCTTGATTAGAGCTAATGTTGTAAAGAGCTTGTTTCCGCAGATCAGTGAGACATTTAGCGGATTTATAACACTTATACCCGCTTTCTCCAGAATTGCTGTGATATGCAGACCCCTGAAATAGCTTACACACCGTTGAAGAACGACGTCTCCATAATCATCCTTTAACTTGCTGTCTTCTATGCTGAGGTCTACATACGCTGTTTTAGAGTCTATCAGCTTAATATTTACACTGGCAGACTCGGCGGCTTTAACAAGAGCTTTCTCGTCCCACCTAATCCTATCATAGACGAGCCCTAGATTCTTCATTCGCCCCAATCTTCTCCTTCTATCTCGGCTGGCACGAGCCTAACCCCTTCCCCCTCAATAACCCTAGCTTCGTAGTCCATTCCACAGTCTGGGCAGCTTATAATCTCACCTGAAATAACGTCGTCCGGGATCTCTATTTCAGCGTCACATTCAGGGCATCTGGACAGGAAGGTTCTTACCTCCTCACGTTGCCTCTATTGGAAGTTAGATTTTCCCTTATAAATGTTTCGTTATTTTTAAGCATCATTAGAAAAATACATAAAAAAATATTGTTTCCTCAAAAGGAAAGATACTTATATTCTCATCTTCAATTTAACAATATGCTGGAAGGCGATAATTATGCCTCTTGAATTAGATGAAATCGATAAGAAAATTATAGAGATGCTTCAGGATGATTCTAGAATCGCTTTTAGGAAGATAGCTGAGAAGGTTGGAGTAAGCGAGGCAACGGTGTTCGTAAGGGTTAAAAAACTGCATGAGAACGGTGTAATAAAAAGATTTACTGTAAGTGTCTCGCCTGAGCTTCTAGGTAAAGGGTTAACAGCCTTTGTCCTAATAAACGCCGATCCTAAAAGACTCCAGCATGTTCTAGACACATTGAGCAGTTTAGAGGACGTCTACGAAGTCTACGATGTAACGGGCGCCTTCTATGTGATAGCGAAGATCCGCACCTCAGATAGGGAGAAGCTGGCTAAGATCATAGATACGATTGGACTTATCGATGGTGTTAGAAGCACTGAAACCGCTGTAGTGCTTAGAAGCATCAAAGAGGAGACTAGAATTAGAGCCTAGAGAAGTGAAAAACCCCGAGATACAGACCAGTGGGGGAGAAAGAGATTAGACGAGTGATAATCGTAACTGGTACGCCGGGTGTAGGAAAATCCTCTGTCTCAGCGGCCCTCGCTGAGAGAATTAATGCGCATCATATTTCCCTTGGAAGACTTGTTACAGAAGAGAGGTTATACACAGGGCTTGATAAAGATAGAGATACTCTTATAGCAGACTTGGACCGAGTATCAGAGAGAGTTAGAAAAATACTCAATGAGGTTCACGGGGACATAATTATTGAGGGGCACTATGCAGTCGATGTCGTAGATCCAAAAAATGTGCATATGATTTTCGTTCTGAGGAGGGATCCTGAAGAATTAACTAGGGTGTTGAAGAACAGAAATTATAATGAATGCAAGATCAAAGAGAATGTCGCTGCTGAAATATTGGATGTCTGCCTATACGAGGCCGTTAACAGATGCGGGCTAGAAAAAGTCTGCGAGGTCAATATGACCGGGAAGAACGTTAATGAAGCCGTTGAAGAAATCATCGAGATATTAGAGGGAAAGAGGGAAAAAAGGGTAGGCATAGTTGACTGGCTTGGAAAACTCGAGGCTGAAGACAAGCTGGATGAGTACCTTAAGGATATATGAAGCCGCTACATCAAACCTCGCATTATCTCTGATCTTGTAAGCAGGATTATTCCTCTCCGACTTGCATAGGCTTTTGCATGATCGCTGAACTTGTCTGCCACCATAATTGGGCTTGAGTAGGACAAGGCATGAGCAGCCTTATCTAAACTGATAATCATGTTAACCCCTACAGTTCTATTCCATTCCTTAACCCTAACGGGGTGAACCTCCTTGTATTTCTGGACTATAAGGTCGAACACGTTTGGATCAGCGTCCTCCTCCTCGTCGACCACATACTTCTTAACCTCATACCCTCTCCTAGTAAAGTATTCGATCACAAGGCTAAGGAGAGGCGGCTTTGACATAATAATTCCCAGTAAAGGATTATGGAACATGAGAAGAAAAATCTTTTCATAGAAAATATGAGATATACCAATAAAAATTAAGTTAAATCACCACATACACATCGAACTTCGTACAATATATCCAGCAGCTCATTTAATCCCTTCCCCGTTTTCGCGGAGACCAGTGGAATCCTCTGGGCTGGAATGACCCTCTTCATAACCCTCAATAGCGGAACATATAAATCGGAAAGAGCCCCTGCAACCTTAACATCATTCTTAAATTTTACCGGGTCCAGAAGGCAGCTCCTAATCCTTTCCAATTCATCTTCTGCGATCAGATCGACTTTATTGATAACTGTAACTACGCTTATTCCCAGCCTATATGAGATTGCAAGCCTATACAGATAAGCGGCTGGCAGATCTCTCGCTCCAATAGATGGATCGATGAGGAATAATCCTACAGCATCTTCAAATTGACTGACAACATTAGGGCCAGATTCATGGAAGGCGAAGGTTTCCAGCTGCCCAGGTGTGTCCACAAGGACAAAGTCCCCATGAAACTCGGGGATCTCCATCCTACTCAGTTTCTCCATTGCCCTTAACATTGCTCCATTAGGTCCGAGAGATTCCTCCTTCATAATCTTCTCTATCGTGAAGTAATCTCTGATATCGTAGTCACATGTGTACGGCAGCATATAAGCGCCCGGATCCAGATTAACCAGATTGACGGAATAATTCTCTGAGCGAAGGTACTCGCCGAATTTTCCTGTGAGAAGGCTCTTTCCAGAGCCAGCTGGCCCTAACATAATCACGTTCATTTTAATTCAACAAGAAAAAAGAACGCTGACAATTATTTAACAATTTAAAATTTAAGGAGTGATATGCAGATATGCCAAATGTCACAATTCTATTTAATGACGCTTCACAGATGCTTTCTTTAGAGATGAAGCATAGTTGCTTAGTTCCCTCAGAAGCTGTGAGAAATCATGCAGATTACTAGATACTATATTTACGAAGGCGCTGCCAACGATGACCCCGTCTGCTCCAGCCTCGATGATCGACTTCACATGTTCAGGTTTTGATATTCCGAACCCAACCGACATAGGGATCCTCCCCTTTGTATACGATGAGAAATTCTTCACCAGGGATATTGTCGTATCTAATATTCTTTCTCTCGCCCCGGTTACCCCGAAGACCGAAACCAGATAAAGGAAACCTGAGCTGTAATTTATTATTCTTTTTAGTCTCTCTATGGTTGTTGAAGGCGCTGCCAGGAATATGGTGTCTACTCCATATGCTTCTGCAATCTCCTTATATTCATCCGCCTCCTCGACCGGAAGGTCCGGTATGACAACGCCATCCACGTCACTTCTCCAAGCATGATCCATAAACTCTCTTACACCCATCCTGAAGACAGGATTATAATATGTCATGATTAGAATTGGTACTCCATGTTTCTTCTTGATTTTACTGGCTATTTCTAAAACAATTTTGGGGGTGGTGCCAGCGGTCAGGGCGGCTGTGGATGAGGCCTGGATTGAGGGGCCGTCGGCAATGGGGTCGGAAAAGGGGATGCCGAGTTCAAGCATGTCTGCACCCCCTTTGATTAATGCTTCAGCAATTTGCGGCGTAGTTTTAGGATTCGGATAGCCTCCGGTCACGTATGCTATCAATGCCCCCTCTTTTTGTGCTGCCAGCCTGCTGAAGGTTTCCTCTATCTCGCTCATAACTTCATCCCAACATATTCGGCTACGATTTCCACGTCTTTGTCGCCTCTTCCAGACAGATTGACCACTATGATCTTTTTCCTATCGCACTCCGCTGCGATCTTTGTTGCAAAGGCGATTGCATGTGAAGGCTCTAGCGCTGGCATAATGCCCTCACACTTCGACAATTCCATGAAGGCCTTAACTGCCTCCTCATCTGTCACGGCAACATACTCGGCTCTCCCTATAGATTTCAGGTAGGAATGTTCTGGTCCAACGCCCGGATAGTCTAGGCCCGCCGAAATACTATGTGTTGTCCTTATCTGCCCATTCTCATCTTGGAGAATGTACGTCAACATACCGTGAAAGACGCCTTCACTGCCCGCGCAGATCGAAGCAGAATGCTTTCCAGTTTCTATCCCAAGCCCTGCTGCCTCAACCCCGTAAAGTTTAACATCCCAATCGTTAAGAAATGGGTGGAATATGCCTATAGCGTTGCTACCTCCTCCGACGCAGGCGACTATGGCATCCGGGAGTCTTCCCTCCTCCTCAAGAATCTGCTCTCTTGTCTCATAACCGATCACGCTTTGAAAATCTCTCACTATGGTTGGGTAAGGGTGGGGACCTACAACAGAACCTATAAGGTAATACGTAGTATCAACGTTTGCGGTCCAGTCTCGTAAGGCCTCGTTAATCGCATCCTTTAAGGTTTTTGATCCAGAATTGACTGGGTGAACCTCTGCGCCCAGCATCTTCATCCTAAACACATTTAGTCTTTGGCGTTTCATATCTTCTGTTCCCATATAGATCTCAGCCTTTAACCCGAGCATTGCACAGGCCATCGCTGTTGCTACACCATGCTGCCCTGCCCCCGTCTCAGCTATGACACGCCTCTTCCCCATCCTTTTAGCGAGAAGAGCTTGACCAAGCGTGTTGTTTATTTTGTGTGCACCACTGTGGAGCAGATCCTCACGTTTAAGATATATCTTAGCTCCACCAATCTTGTTGGTGAGATTAGACGCGTAGTATAATGGTGTCGGTCTTCCCGCATACTTAGACAAGTAATAATTGAGCTCCTTCCTGAAGCCTTCATCATTCTTCAGATTCTGGTAGGCTTCCTCTAATTCTTGGAGTGCAAACATTAGAGTTTCTGGGACGAATTTCCCGCCGTACTTCCCAAATTTTCCTTTACCTTCAAACTCGCTCACTGATTTCATAATATGACCTCTTTCGCGTTTCTTACAAACTCGAATATTTTATTTGGGTCCTTGAGGCCACATCGCGATTCGACACCGCTGGAAACGTCAACCGCATATGGGTGGACGGCGACGATTGCATCCTTGACGTTGTCTGGTCTAAGCCCACCTGCCAATATCAGCGGTTTCGGCGCTATTAAATCCCTGATCTTTCGGCTTAATTGCCAGTTATGCGTCATCCCTGTTCCCCCATATTTTCCCACAGCAAAGGTGTCTAGGAGAACTGCGTCAAAGTTGCTTGAAACCTTCACCGCATAATCTACAGCATCGGATCTGCATGTGTGAACTGCTCTTATTAGGCGTGAGCGGATTTTCTTGCGCAACATCTGAATCTCGTAGGGCAATTCTCCGTGGATCTGGATTGCGTCGGGCTCCAGCTTTCTATAAATCTTTAGGAGTAGGTTTGGATTTGTTGCAACTGTTACAACTACGCTCTCAACAAAGACTGGAACGCGCCTGATCAGGTTCCCAGCCTGTTCAGCTGTTAGATTCCTAGGTGAAGATGGAACCCCTACCACGAATCCGACAGCATCAGCCCCTGCTTCTATACTTGAAAATAGGTCTTCCTCTCGGGTTATTCCGCAGATTTTCACCTTAACTATTCCCAAATGCTTCCACAAACTCCCTAACTTTCTCTTCGATATTGCTGCTTCTCATGATCGCTGATCCTATGAGAAATGCGCGGATCCCAAATCGGCGAAGGTAAAGCATGTCAGCAGGTTTCTCTATGCCGCTCTCGCTGATAATGATTCTGGTGTTCGCATCAGCCTTTTCCATGATTCTCCGGGTGACATCTAAGTCTACCCTTAATGTGGTCAGATCGCGGTTGTTTATTCCTATAATATCCGCTTCAGTCCTTATTGCTGAAAGGAATTCCTCATATGTGTGGACCTCAAGCAAAACCTCAAGCCCAATCTTATGCGCATATTCAATCATATCATCGGCATCCTCGCTGCAGAGGCCCCTATCAAATAATTTCCAAATCAGTAGGACTGCATCTGCGCCGTGAGTCCATGCGGCCTCTAACTGGTCAGTGCTTACCACAACATCCTTCATAAGCAACGGAATATCCACCTCTTTTTGAATGTTAGCTAATGATAGAAGAGATCCCTTGAAGAAATTTGGTTCAGTTATGACTGATATTCCAGCTGCCCCACCTCTCTTCATGGCGGAAGCCACTTCAACTTCACGTAGATTTTCCCTTAAAATTCCTAGGCTTGGTGAAGCCTTTTTTATCTCAGCTATTACGGCGGCATTCCTACTTTCTTGGATCGCTTTTACGAGGCTGTTCTTAGATTTTGAACGGACACCCTTGCGGTAGTATCCGCTTTCTACAAGATTCCTTGCATTCTTCGACAATAAATCCAGAAAATCATGCATATCTCAAACTCATCTCCTCTAGTACTGATGGGTCTCCGCCAGTCAACTTGATTAGCATGGTGAGCTTCTCGTAAGCTTTGCCGCTCTTGATAGACTCCTCTGCAATCTCTATTCCATCCTTAAAGTCTTCAGCCTCACCTCCCAGAATTATGCCCGCTGCACTATTTAGCAGGACTATTTCCCTCTTGGGATCATCCGGATCTAAAAGGTCATATAAGATTTTGAAGGCTATCTCCGCATTTATGTCCGGTGTACTGCCCATTATATCCTTTGGGTCTGCCCTCTTGATGCCGAGGTCTTCGGGCCTATACTCTAAAAGCATAACTTCCCCGTCACTTAACCACGCAATGAGAGTTTTGCCTATATTTGATATCTCGTCAAGTCCATCCAAGCCGTGAACTACTAACGCTTCTTGGCAGCCAAGATTCTTGAGCACATCCGCCATTGTTTTGACGAGTGACGCATCATAAACTCCTAGCAGCTGTGCTTCGGCGTCAGCAGGATTGGTTAAAGGTCCGAGTATATTGAATACTGTTCTGATTCCCATCTCCCTTCTGGGCCCTATTGCATATTTCATTGCGGGATGGAAGGATGGAGCGAACATGAATCCTATGCCTATCTCCTCTATACACTTTTCAACTACTTTAGGCTCAACAGTGAGGTTTAAGCCAAGTTTTTCTAGAAGATCTGCACTTCCGCATTGGCTCGTAATCGACCGATTTCCATGCTTAGCCACTGTTACACCTGCACCTGCAATAACGAAGGATGAGATGGTGCTCACATTGAAAGTTTTTATCTTGTCGCCTCCTGTTCCACAGGTGTCAACGAGTCTCCTATTAAGGGATGGATTTATCTTATAACAGAAATCTCGCATAACCTTGGCGAAGGCGACTATCTCTTCAATAGTCTCGCCTCTAATCCTTAAAGCTGTTAGAAAAGCGGCGATCTGCGCGTCTGTCGCAAAACCGCTCATAATCTCCTTCATAACTTCCATAGACTCATTCATGCTTAGGTTTTTTCCCTCCACGAGTTTACGAATTGCTTCCTTGATCACCTTCGGCTCACCTCCACTCCAGGAAATTTTTTATTATTGTCTTCCCTTCTTCGGTCAGTATTGATTCCGGGTGAAATTGTATGCCCTCTATGGGGTAGATGGTATGGCGAACACCCATAACTTCGCCATCTTCAATTGATACAGCTGTAACCTTAAGGCATCCTGGAAGTGAAGACCTGTCTCCTACAAGTGAATTGTATCTCGTAGCCACTATAGGGTTCTTCACACTCCTAAATATCCCTCGACAATCATGTCTCACCAGACTTGTTTTTCCATGCATCAGCTTCTTTGCACGAACTATTCTCCCGCCAAAGGCCGATATTATCCCTTGATGCCCAAGACAGACACCTAATGTGGGCACATGGGGGCTTACATGCCTGATTATAGAGCCTGAAACACCGAAGTATCTCTCTTCGTCCGGGGAGCCTGGACCTGGAGAAATGACAATCCTTTCAGGATTGAGCCTCTTCACTTTTTTCAAGTCTATCTCGTCATTTCTGTATACGATAGCTTTGCCTCCAAGCTCCTCAATATATTGGACAAGGTTGTATACAAATGAGTCGTAGTTGTCTATTATCAATACTCTCATGGAATTCCACCCTGAGAGATTTCAAGGGCCCGGAATAGGGCTTTGGCCTTATATTCAGTCTCAAACCATTCTCTCTCTGGGTTCGAATCCGCAACTATTCCGGCTCCAACCTGTATGTGAGCTCTACTACTAGACGCTATTAGAGTCCGAATAGTTATAGCGAAGTCCGCGTTACCATTAAAGGAGAAGTATCCCACGGCCCCGGCGTATGGTCCTCTCCTCACAGGTTCTAGCTCCTCAATTATCTCCATCGCCCTAACCTTTGGTGCCCCAGAAACCGTGCCAGCTGGGAAAACCGCCTTGAGAGCGTCGTAACAGTCGCGGTCTCTTCTGAGCTTACCTGTGACTCTTGAGACGATATGTTGGACATGACTGTACTTGTGGACTTCCATGAAGGATGGAACCATTACTGTTCCGGGCTCTGAAACCTTACCAAGATCGTTTCTTGCTAGGTCGACAAGCATCACGTGCTCTGCACATTCCTTAGGATCAGAGAGCAGATCCCTTTCCAGCAGCCTATTTTCAGCAGGGTCGTCGATTAAGGGCCTCGTACCCGCGATTGGATAGGTCTCAATTAAGCCTTCCTCGACCCTGATAAGCATCTCAGGGCTGGAACCAACAATAGCGTGGTCTCCAATCTTAATAAAGTACATGTAGGGGGAAGGGTTTATCCTACGAAGAGCCGCATAGAATGGGATGAGATCGCCGTTTACATTGAAATCGTAACGCTTTGAGAGAACCACTTGGAATATGTGGCCCATCTGTATATACTCTTTGGCCATTAATACAGAGTTTTCGAAACATCTCTTTTCAGAATGAACCTTTGGTTCAGTAAACTCTAGAGTATCGGAGCAGTTATCCTTCTCTTCTAGAACTTTGCATATCTCGTCATAACGATTTTCCGATATAAAAAAGTAGTATGCTTCTCTATTCTTATGGTCGAAAATTATTCCATCCTCAAACACGCCCATCTCAATATCTGGATAACCGAGATCGTCGACTGAGATCTTTGGGAGGCGCTCCCAATACCTCACAGCGTCATAAGATATATATCCAACGCAACCTCCTGCAAACCTTGACGTAGAACCTTTGATCTTCCAATTGCATACAAACTGTCTGACCACTAATAATGGGTCTTCAATCCTTATAGTCTCAGTTTCCCGTGTTCTTTCGTTATGGATCGTTAGCGTACCATTCTTAGCCTTGAAGGTAAAATTTGGGTCAAAGCCTATGAAAGAATACCTTGCAAGCTTATTCGGACCCTCAACCGACTCTAGAATGAAGACATTTTTGTAGCGCCGATAAAATTTTACAAAGACATCAAACGGAGAAGCAGTGGTTGGAAGTGTCAGGAATTTCAAGGATAGAGGTTGAATTCTATCGGTTAAACCAGTAGTGCCAAATGATATCCCTCATTTTAAATCCCCTTTTATGATCCTGCAAGTAATATTTAAAACTTTCGAGAACAATTATGTACATCATATTATTTTTGCATGATGCAAAAATCTTTATGGACACGATATTAGAAATGTACTTGTGAGTCCATGAAGTCTCGAGAGCGATTACTGGCAGCATTGAGGCATGAAGAGCCAGATAGAGTTCCAATAGATTTAGGAGCATTAAGGGTTTCAGGCATAGATGCGATCGCGTACAGAAACCTAAGGAAATTTTTAGGTTTGCCGGAAAAACCAATTAGACTTGCGCCTCAGACGTTCACGAACACTATGGAATATGCATCTAACTTGGCTGAAGTGGAGAAAGAGGTTCTGGATCTATTCCATGTTGATGTCATAAACATTAACCGTGTTCTGCCGCCATGCGGCCCACTCGTAGAGACGACCGATGCATGGAAAAGATGGACTGTTGACAACACGATTCTAGAGGCGCATGAGAAAGTCAACATCATCGAGGATGAGGACGGATGGCTTCTTCATTTCCCCCAAAGCCCCCTAACACCTGCTGAAAAAAGGTATAAGATGCTCAAAAAGGACTTTATATGTGTTGAGCTGTGGCGTGGCGAGGCTCCTCTCAAGAATGCGAAAAGCGTTGACGAAGTTGAAGATTTTGATTGGGAACAATTTAGGATTAGAGACGAAGTTCTAGAGGGCATGAGGAGAAGGGGCGAGCACCTCTGCATGAATACGGATTATGGTCTAGTATTGTTTGATGTAGGCTCCCTTCACGCAAATGTTGGCCAAGTCCTCAGAGGTTGGAGCCAATGGTTGATTGACCTGAAAGTTAGGAGAGCCCTAGCTGAGGCAATTCTCGATAATTTTATGGAAGTTCTCATGCACAACATATCAAGACTAATAGGATCATTGGGAGATTATGTCCAAGTTATCGGGTTCGCCGATGATCTCGGCTCCCAAGAAGGCCCCCAAATCTCCCCGAAAACCTTCACAGAGATCTACAAGCATAGATATGAAGAAGTTTTTAGCTATATAAAGAGACACTCGAAAATGTTCATCCTGCTACACTCAGACGGTGCCATAAGCCATTTCTTAAAGGACCTCACGGATATAGGGCTCGATGCAATCAATCCAGTCCAATTCACAGCGAAAAATATGGATCCTCTGATTCTCAAGAAAGAGTTTGGTGAGCAGCTCAGTTTCTGGGGAGGCGGAGCGGACACCCAGGATGTGCTACCACATGGAGATACACAAACAGTCGAGAAACACGTTAAGGATTTAGTATCAATTTTCGCCCCGGGCGGCGGATATGTTTTCGCAGCGGTACACATGATACCCGGAAAGACTCCCCCGGAAAACATAGTTACCGCTTTTAAAGCAGCCTATGAGATTGGCAAATATCCTATAAAAATGCAAATCAAAGATGTTTTAAGGTGAATTATTTGTCAGGTGAAATTAGAGACTTGAATATTCCTCAACTACGCAGGGAAGGAGAAAGGACGCAGCTGATCGTGGATGGAGCGCCGTTCATAATTCTAGGCGGGGAGCTGCATAATTCATCCTCGTCAAGCCTATCCTATATGGAGCCTATTTGGCCTAGGCTTAACTCCCTCGGCCTTAATACGGTCCTTATACCAATCAGCTGGGAGCTAATTGAGCCGGAAGAGGGCATATTTGATTTTCATCTTGTTGAGGGGCTCATAGAGGGGGCGCGTAGGCATAATTTGAAAATTGTCTTCCTCTGGTTTGGGACATGGAAGAATGCTGTCTCCACATATGTTCCGACTTGGGTGAAAACAGACCTTGAAAGATTTCCACGGGCAATGGACGGTAGTGGTAGAAGGTTGGATGCAATCTCATGTTTTAGTAGAAGCGCGTTGGAGGCGGATTCCCGTGCATTCAGAAATCTAATGAGATTTATCCGCGAGATAGATGAAGGGAAATACACCGTCATAATGATGCAGGTTGAGAATGAAGTTGGTCTTCTCGGATCTTCAAGAGACCATTCTCCAGAAGCTGAGAGGCAGTTTACCAAAAAAGTCCCGGCAGAGCTAACAGAATACCTCGAACACAATGAGGAGTCGTTAAACCCTTACCTTCAATTCGTCTGGAAAAGGTTAGGACAAAAAACTTCTGGAACCTGGAGGGAGGTATTCGGAGAGTATGCTGACGAAATATTTATGGCATGGCATTTCGCCCGCTATATAGATCAAGTCGCCGCGTCAGGTAAGGCAGAATATCCAATTCCAATGTATGTGAACGCCTGGCTTGGACCAAGCGCGTATATGCATGAGGACGGGCTTCCTGGGGAATACCCAAGTGGCGGCCCAGTTGCCCGCATGCTTGACATTTGGCGTGCGGCAGCGCCGAACATTGACATAATATCACCTGACATCTACCGAGAAGATTTCTGTTCTGTATGCCGCGAATATGCTCGAATCGGAAATCCTCTATTCGTTCCTGAGACATTTCGCGATGAACGTAGCGCGGCCTACGTGTTTTACGCCATAGGCCAGCATGGGGCGATAGGATTCTCACCGTTTGGTATAGAGGACATCGAAAACGATAGGCATCCCTTAGCCTCAAGCTATCGCCTGCTTTCAGGGATGATACCAATCATATCAAAGTATGGAGGAACAAACCGCATGATTGGTTTCGCCGATGATGGAACCCATGGATATCATCACACATTAAATTTCTGGAATGTGAGAACAAGGGCTAGGGGGTTCAGACGCAATCTTGGAGACTATCAGATAGAGGTGAGCTTCATCCGAGAAATAGCTGTGAAAGTCCGTTCAGTTTGGCCAGGCTTCATACAAGAGCCCACTATACCCGGGGGAGGCTTGATAATCGCGACTGAGAAAGACGAGTTTATCGCGGCTGGAATAGGGTTTATACTAAGGTTCCTATCAATAGACGAGTTCGCCTCTAAAGTGAAGATTCTTAGAGTTGATGAAGGAGTTTTCAGGGATGGCGAATGGGTACATGATAGACGCTTAAATGGTGATGAAACCGGACATGGATCATGGGTCTACTTTGACGACAAACCGAAAGTCCGCATAATTCAAGTTTACAGTTGCTGAACTCTAACGTGTATGGCGCCTTTCATGGCTAAGAGGTTTATTTTCAGCTTAGCGCCGGGGAAGGGACTTGAACCCTTGCGGGCCAGTGGCCCACTGGCTTACCTGACCCCTCAATCTAATT from the Candidatus Bathyarchaeota archaeon genome contains:
- the lysX gene encoding lysine biosynthesis protein LysX; its protein translation is MKNLGLVYDRIRWDEKALVKAAESASVNIKLIDSKTAYVDLSIEDSKLKDDYGDVVLQRCVSYFRGLHITAILEKAGISVINPLNVSLICGNKLFTTLALIKADVPVPKTYIAFAEDGVSKAFDELGYPVVMKPVVGSWGRLVALIRDRDSAKAVVESREQMQNALLQIYYLQEYVKRPPRDIRALVIGDKVVAASYRYSPEGEWRTNVARGGVSKPCPVTSDLEEIVLRAAESVGGGVLAVDCMESPDGILVHEVNNTVEFRGLYSATRVDIPGEIIRYAVKVMKK
- the lysW/argW gene encoding alpha-aminoadipate/glutamate carrier protein LysW/ArgW encodes the protein MSRCPECDAEIEIPDDVISGEIISCPDCGMDYEARVIEGEGVRLVPAEIEGEDWGE
- a CDS encoding Lrp/AsnC family transcriptional regulator, yielding MPLELDEIDKKIIEMLQDDSRIAFRKIAEKVGVSEATVFVRVKKLHENGVIKRFTVSVSPELLGKGLTAFVLINADPKRLQHVLDTLSSLEDVYEVYDVTGAFYVIAKIRTSDREKLAKIIDTIGLIDGVRSTETAVVLRSIKEETRIRA
- a CDS encoding adenylate kinase family protein — translated: MGEKEIRRVIIVTGTPGVGKSSVSAALAERINAHHISLGRLVTEERLYTGLDKDRDTLIADLDRVSERVRKILNEVHGDIIIEGHYAVDVVDPKNVHMIFVLRRDPEELTRVLKNRNYNECKIKENVAAEILDVCLYEAVNRCGLEKVCEVNMTGKNVNEAVEEIIEILEGKREKRVGIVDWLGKLEAEDKLDEYLKDI
- a CDS encoding restriction endonuclease codes for the protein MSKPPLLSLVIEYFTRRGYEVKKYVVDEEEDADPNVFDLIVQKYKEVHPVRVKEWNRTVGVNMIISLDKAAHALSYSSPIMVADKFSDHAKAYASRRGIILLTRSEIMRGLM
- a CDS encoding ATP/GTP-binding protein, with protein sequence MNVIMLGPAGSGKSLLTGKFGEYLRSENYSVNLVNLDPGAYMLPYTCDYDIRDYFTIEKIMKEESLGPNGAMLRAMEKLSRMEIPEFHGDFVLVDTPGQLETFAFHESGPNVVSQFEDAVGLFLIDPSIGARDLPAAYLYRLAISYRLGISVVTVINKVDLIAEDELERIRSCLLDPVKFKNDVKVAGALSDLYVPLLRVMKRVIPAQRIPLVSAKTGKGLNELLDILYEVRCVCGDLT
- the trpA gene encoding tryptophan synthase subunit alpha; protein product: MSEIEETFSRLAAQKEGALIAYVTGGYPNPKTTPQIAEALIKGGADMLELGIPFSDPIADGPSIQASSTAALTAGTTPKIVLEIASKIKKKHGVPILIMTYYNPVFRMGVREFMDHAWRSDVDGVVIPDLPVEEADEYKEIAEAYGVDTIFLAAPSTTIERLKRIINYSSGFLYLVSVFGVTGARERILDTTISLVKNFSSYTKGRIPMSVGFGISKPEHVKSIIEAGADGVIVGSAFVNIVSSNLHDFSQLLRELSNYASSLKKASVKRH
- the trpB gene encoding tryptophan synthase subunit beta, with the translated sequence MKSVSEFEGKGKFGKYGGKFVPETLMFALQELEEAYQNLKNDEGFRKELNYYLSKYAGRPTPLYYASNLTNKIGGAKIYLKREDLLHSGAHKINNTLGQALLAKRMGKRRVIAETGAGQHGVATAMACAMLGLKAEIYMGTEDMKRQRLNVFRMKMLGAEVHPVNSGSKTLKDAINEALRDWTANVDTTYYLIGSVVGPHPYPTIVRDFQSVIGYETREQILEEEGRLPDAIVACVGGGSNAIGIFHPFLNDWDVKLYGVEAAGLGIETGKHSASICAGSEGVFHGMLTYILQDENGQIRTTHSISAGLDYPGVGPEHSYLKSIGRAEYVAVTDEEAVKAFMELSKCEGIMPALEPSHAIAFATKIAAECDRKKIIVVNLSGRGDKDVEIVAEYVGMKL
- a CDS encoding phosphoribosylanthranilate isomerase, yielding MGIVKVKICGITREEDLFSSIEAGADAVGFVVGVPSSPRNLTAEQAGNLIRRVPVFVESVVVTVATNPNLLLKIYRKLEPDAIQIHGELPYEIQMLRKKIRSRLIRAVHTCRSDAVDYAVKVSSNFDAVLLDTFAVGKYGGTGMTHNWQLSRKIRDLIAPKPLILAGGLRPDNVKDAIVAVHPYAVDVSSGVESRCGLKDPNKIFEFVRNAKEVIL
- a CDS encoding indole-3-glycerol-phosphate synthase, giving the protein MHDFLDLLSKNARNLVESGYYRKGVRSKSKNSLVKAIQESRNAAVIAEIKKASPSLGILRENLREVEVASAMKRGGAAGISVITEPNFFKGSLLSLANIQKEVDIPLLMKDVVVSTDQLEAAWTHGADAVLLIWKLFDRGLCSEDADDMIEYAHKIGLEVLLEVHTYEEFLSAIRTEADIIGINNRDLTTLRVDLDVTRRIMEKADANTRIIISESGIEKPADMLYLRRFGIRAFLIGSAIMRSSNIEEKVREFVEAFGNS